Genomic DNA from Cydia splendana chromosome 14, ilCydSple1.2, whole genome shotgun sequence:
aggtacctttacccgtgggacgtcacatttataacaacttgtttcaacataaaattattatttatttttataagcctagttgcaaaaaagttcattatattaatttccgcctaaagaataatatggacgaccaccgcccataaatcgccttttcatagaaacgcagtccccatttccctttctggatattaacattacttactacggctacggtgagtcctggcctccgactcttgatcacgccatgtttctcggtctttcGAAAGCTCTCGCCAGTCGGCATGGCGGAGGTTgggcaggtcttgagcaactattACGTCGTTTcggcggtacctaggacgtccatcggctgtctcccatttcgttgccCCAAGTAAGCTCTCGGCACGATCCTTTCCCATTCTCTCAGTGTCCGAGCCACTgtggtctctcaatatttcgccacacTATAttggaacacatccttatttctatagcaacaaagttatattacgatatatttggctactttagccgtcactatctatttcatactgactgtacatttgctttaTGAATGTGtagtcgccattagatatatatcgtagccaccaaggtcgctcaaaaatatctgaacatgcacttaaattacattatacataatttacatggttcagatatttgtgaatacctcctccgctccgatatatattatctgatggtgactttcagcaagaagaaaaatcttacctggtcgagtcgtatcgtattacgcgagaaaacagttctCGAATTGATTATATATCTCTAAAGTCATCCCTTGAACTGACGGACTTCATATTTAACGTatcaactttttattttttgggctttcgcggcagcccgttccccggacgaatggcaatgtttgccgaagccgtaaaagtcaatctgaataatataacgaaaagaaatttaaaacaacgaAATGCAAATTATTAGTAATATATTAATACAACTAAGATGTCATAAATATGACAGAAGTCACTCGTATTATGGGGGCATACCAAGGTTGAcattgacagcactttttattttacttcgagtaaaaaaagccgaaatcactgcatacaaacataacaaacataattttggttatttgaaaatcaaaacgaaaccaaccgagagtttccgaaaatggccgatagtcgtaaaatgaagaatgttatgaaaatttcttttgcttattgtaaattaaatacgcatcgaaagcgatagtttttatgctgtagttatattctcatatttagataatagattagaacagttttttcttatcatacgtgcgtcttATTCgtgaaacgtgtcaaaaactttttagaaatttgtaaggcgccatctctcttcttccctcgttttttatcccgttctggtttttcgattttatatatatgatgatgatgatatctacatcagtgaaagtgctaggccgtgtttggtatcgttttcgtataaatctggggtgctgaatccatttatggTAACTTATTATAActataccttataaaacaaagtcccccgccgcgtctgtctgtttgtgtgtttgttcgcgatatattcaaaaactactgaacctatcaatagagtgattcttgaggagggtttaaggacgactcacgttagaccgggccgtgtccgggccggagcttacttttctatgacatgacaggcgatcacgtgatgctttccatagaaaacgatgcgccggaagctccggcccgtacacggcccggtctaacgtgagtcatcctttaggtgtataatttgttaaccggGCAGGTCGCTAGTTATTCAATATTAACCATTCTTGTTCACAGTATGCGTCGGGGATGGCAATGCTGACGGCGGCTGAGATAGTGCACTTGGTGGTGTTGAGCAACGCACCCTTTCGGCGTGCCGATGACGTCCTGTTGAGAGCATATTTTGTAACCATGGTCTTCATTATCGCCATATCGGTGAGAAACTAATCTGCGATTTCActcatttataaataaaatgaatgctAAGATTTGTGAATCCATAGTGAATCAAACTAGTGAACGAAACTACTTAGCTCCAAGGAGTGGTGTGTGAATGATGTAGGTACTCTTATCCATTAGGAGCCAGACACATTTGTGTTTGACTACCGAATGGGGTTGACCGGTCGAAgaatttagcagatggcgccagcatagcttgccctatcaatccctagaattgtgtcaaatttatgtttttttaatggaattttatgccctggatgccaactaagccaaatctcatagaaaaaggggcaagctatgatggcgccatctatgcaacagttgccaaccccattgggcTAACAATTAAATGCAGGGTTAAGTGTAACATTTATCACGACATAGAACCTTGCAGTTCCAGCGAACCCTGGAACTTGTACAGTCAGATGGCAGTGTACTGGGCTAGCGATCCAGTGGTCGTGGGTTCGAGTGCCACCCACCAACTCagtgaatttttccacttttaatttgtttctaagcttaatatacttacctacacacTGTAATCGTGCAGACTTAGCGTAGGTACCACGGTAGCACGGACCGCTACGCTCTCATTTTACAGATGACAATGGTCTCTTCTACATTTCAGATAGTGTCAATGATGTTGGCGTGGACTATGTCCTATCGGCTCGGCCATGCCCGCGCGATACCCGCATTCGCTGAGAAGAACGGTCAGCAAAATTTGCAAGTGTAGACGACCATCCACAACGTCACCACGACccacacttatttttttgtaggtattatATGGGGGAAggtttatgtaggtactagtACTAACTTAGGCACAACTTTTTCGTTTAATCGATTTGCTGCATGTATTGTGACTTTTTAAATACGTAGGTACATAcggtacatacctatgtataaattGTTCTTTATGTTGTCTctcaaatcatttattttgtactactttttattcaaattaaagttcatttaaaaaaatatcctgCTTTTGTTTCATTACTTAATTCAGATATAGTTAGACaatcaaatatatatatacagtagagtccggttagtacgacttcgcatataacaaccaaccgcttagAGGTTATCcattaataggggatattactgcaatgttctgccgccagagtgcagcactaacgactcagtaaattcataaacgaacttatacatactgtgccttaaactgttttttgacaagttttcacagacaataaaacatgacattgatgcatcaaggcggtttgttaacaagggcctaccggtaaacgcgaaaatcgaaatttagttatctgcctctttatcgctcgaatatgcaagagtgatagagagattagataacgaaatttcgattttcttgtttcgcggtaggccatgtgattgacgtgacgtgtgatgtgtcaatgtggtttgtttactgtatgtgccacaaaggtgccacctacgcagagctttgcctaatattccctattacgtcacacgtttagggggagggaggggtcaagaaaatgtgacatgttgtgacatgggggaggggggagtcacaaacattgtgacgtcactttaacttcatcagtaactgaaaattaatttatatttttttattcgctgtacagttaaataatgagtttttggaagtaattttcgttcctaattggttttgtgttataaaattactactaagtatttattttaccaaaataattactatactattaccgatttcgttgaaaacaaaattgcctaaaatgtgacgtcacaccaggtggggagggatttgcaaaatgtgaccaagtgtgacaaggaggggggaggggtcaaaaaacctagaaattcgtgtgacgtaattaatggatgatcctttatagcgacgtaagtataggcacttgtttggttttagtatgAACTATGTAGTTAGATATAGGTACAGAATCCCTATACAAATCTTGTTTATGGTTTCattattttaggtacttacttatttatagacggtcaagcaaatcttgtcagtaaaaaaaggtgcgaaattcaaattttctatgagaagcTATGccgtcgcgcctacatttttcaaatttgccgcctttttctactgacaagatctgcttgaccaagtatagttaTTTCCTCTTTTCTTAGTAGTCTAAACTTTGTTACAATAATGCCATCTGTCGGCCCTATTTAAAGACACCGCAGTTCTAAAGTTTGTCTAACTTAAGTAAACTGCGAGCTGTCAAATACTGCGCTCTAATCGAAAAGATGGCGCCACGATACTCGTTCTAAGAAGCTTACTTCGCTGTGATTGGTTACTCACGAGCGCCATAACTTCGACACAATGACATTCGCTCGCTAACTTCATGCATCTAGAACTTTGATTGCacgcattatttttattttgttgagaaaatattaatttattgtcATAAAACTATTATTGGAACTGTGGATCCGATTGACACGGTGATAAGTATTGAACCTGATTTAAAATAGTTATAACTCAGACTTGCCAGAAGTCCAATTAGTGAAAAATTTAGACTTATGTGGCTGTCTTCTTTCGAAAACTGGCGGATCAGCttcgaattaaatacataattaaaccTAAGATAAAATAAGTGTTCTAGATCACAGTGCGAAATAAATACTTACCTGGCAAGTCTAAGCAGTCTACACGTCGTCGGTGGCAGCGGCAATGGTAAGCTAAACTATTCATTTATTTAGTTCAaaatttcaaatattaaacTGTGCACCTGCAAAAAATATTGAACTGGCAGCAGTTTGAATACAAAACAACAAAATGAACATTATTGTATTTATGAGAAGGAGTAAAGACCACTTTGagtcataaaaataaatagataaatctCATGAAATACACGCCCAGATTTGTCAGTTCACTGTTTAATTCTCGATACGAATATAGATAACTCATGAAATCTTTAGTCCGCAGATCtatataggtaagtaagtacctatatatgtatacctacctacctatctatacctagtactattatttattctgtgtcctACCTACCATGGCCAAAAGCTCGAATAACAAACaactacataggtacctatgtggtgttttgtATTGGtacttatttatgtaggtagttaTAATAATACGTTTCCGTGTTGTGTATGCAATCGTTGTCAAAAGTACAACGAAATCTATTTCAGCTATGAAAGAAGGGGGATCTTTTCTTACACTTTACATCGCTTCTACTATCAATATATATAGTTGCATTTTAATATGTAATACATGGTTTTAGTTTTACACACTACAgccaatattattaatttaagtcGGGGTTTTTTGAATTTAGTGTCATCATTAACCCGCTTCATTTAAAACACTTAATAAGTCTTGAATAAGAATGCAACATATACAATGTAGCAACTagcaaaatacaataaaaagcaATATTTTTGTACCTAGTTTATCTGTGTTTTAATAAGTTTTCATTTTtagaataattaaataaaaggcattCTTAAGTTCtgcaacatatatttttttaattataatgtaaaataatttgtAACTTAATTATTAGCTAAATGGCAATCCTTAATATTACTTAATAACAATAACTAGTACTAAACTAGATACTTATTACAtcgatataaaaaataatatcacAAAATATTGTGATAACTGGAGGTTTCAATAACATTCagcaataaattttatttctagttCATTTGATCAAAAGCATACTAAGCAgacaacttaaaaaaatatttacaacatTAGTTTAAATTCGTATATCATTAAATGTGTCGTTTCCAAGCAAAAGGTCCCACTTTGTCACTTGCCATAAGGACAATTTGACAGGCTATTCATATAAAGATCCAAGCAAATCTCGTCCTCATGGTAGGGCGACAAAGTGCGACCTTTCACTAGACTTTGACACAAATATAGGCATCCTACTTACCCAATTGTGTTACAACATTTACAACACaataattataaactttaaaataacagAAAATGCACATACCATTCCACAACAAAACAAGCGAATATAGAAATAATCATTAATTTGTACTTAAGGTGAAAACATACtttagttatttaattttttttctatagaTAAGGCACTAAGGGCTTATTCGTAGTTATTGAATTACAGATTTTTGCATTGTCCACGACTGTTTAAATAGAACCAGAAAAATATAAGGGAATTtgtaaatctaaaaaaaaattgactaaaGGTCTAGAGCTAAGAATTATAAAGGCTGAAACATGCAACCTTGAACCAACCTTTAAAAAGTGAAGCCAGAATCTATCTCCGTCTCTTTCGGTATTACAATAATTTAGTTAAAGCAATTACTACGATATATGAAAACCTTGTCAGAAAGACAGAGTAAAATGGCTTCAATTCGGTTGCCAGTACTTTCTTTCTAACTAGGCCTTATTACTTTCTTTCTAACTAGGCCTTATTATGGATGcaatgaataaatgattattattattttaaggacTACAGTTAAGccaattttaaaataacaccgcTCCGACGCTGTTCACTCATACCTATTTAAACGTGTCAATAGAGGAGGGTTAAAGTTTGTAGTCCAGATCCAACTAGATTTTATTATACAATTTGGATTCAAATTtacacataagtaggtactagagTTGTATGAGTTATATGGTCGGGCTATAGAGCCTATAGACACAACGAAAATCAGCTACGATGCAACAAGAACCATTCATCTTTTACCAAAGCTTATTTCGCCTTCACTTTTACTAGGTAAGTTAGCGCTCCTACTTTTAGATCTATGAACTGAACTAAGCTCTCCTTCACTCCTCAAAGGCAGTATACCAAGAGAATTAATATCTACACTTAAAATGGACGACAAAGAACTACTAGACTCTGATGAAGAAACCCTTCTTCTAAGTTTCTTTTTAAGCTTCAACTTTACTTCTCCTAAACTACTAATTTCCGAGGAAGAATTGTCAGCATCTATTGAGGTTGAACTTGTTATGTTTTGCATTACAGTTTTAGATATCCTAGTACTACTTTCTCGTTTTCTTCCGGCGCTACGAGCCGAGCGACTGCAGATTTCCAAATTCGATAGAACTTCGACTGATGTGTTTGGTAAGCGGAGGCTAAATCGTGGGGAAGAGAGGTTAATGGATATCCCGAGGTCTTCGGGCTCCTGTTCTAATTCGACTTTAATATCCTTCTCGTTTGTGACAGATATAAGAGGACTTGTTTGATGATCGACGGGCAAAGATAATAGAAAAGGAGAAGTGGTTCTCGTCTTGGTTCGTGTGGGGGAAGTCATCACACTTTTCGCATGTTTTGGTGAAGTCTGCGTCACCTTCTGCGCCGCATTTACGTTTAGACTCGCGTTTAACGATTCTTGATTGGCTTTTGAAGTGGAAGGTTTATCAATGGAGCTTTGTAGTAAATCACCGTACTCGTCAATGATTAGCTTCTTTATTAATTCCTTCTCCAATTtaaacattttctcaatttccTTACTAGGATCCATAGAAGGCCACAAATCGTTGTGAATAGGTTGTACTGGTATATTTGGATTGTCATTTCTAGGTGAAGTTTGGGTCTCTTTCAAAGATATCTTTTTAGTGGTTTGGCTTTGCGTTGcagtatcttcagtgtcaataTTGTGTACAAACTCGAAAATATCTACACGTTTCTTCAATGAAAGTTTGGGAGTTTTCGAATACGTCGCATTATGGATGCTTGTTTGTCTTTTAGGACCTTCCACCTTTTCGTCTGCGGCAGCACTGTTATCAGTCATTCCACTGGTATTCGCTTTATCAGAAGATTTATTACCTGAATTTAATTGACTGTCACGACTATTTTTATCTGATTGGTCTGATTTCTCGTCCTCAAAGTCGTCTGCGTAACTATCAGGTTCATTTGTGTCTTCGTTGGTACTATCACTAGATACCTTTTGAGACTTATTATCTTTGAGTCTTATCTCAATATTTTTCGATAACGTGTTATTGACAGTTTTTTCAATATCTATTACTTCTTGTAGCAAGTTTTCATCTGAGGTTGTTAATATTTTCGAACTGTCTTCTTTATCTTTTTTCCTTGGGCTATTATTGCGAGAATTTTCTTGACTACTTATTATTTTGTCTAGAATAGAGCTAAGTGGTATATTGCTTTTATTCGGTATATTAGATATTTCTCTTTCAATATCGCTAACATTAACACCTCCTAAAGTTAATTGTGAATACGGAATGTACTGAGCGTTGTTCAATAATTTTGGTTCTGGCTTTGGAAGATTTGATGACTGTACATTAGATTTTTTAGGTGACATTTTCTTGCCGGTTCCCTTTGATTTCGGcggcaatttatttttcttggaaCTTGACGGGTGTCCATAGACGGAATTTAGTTTTTTCCTCCATTCATCCAAATTGAGATGCGCTCGTTTTTGTGTTTCAGCTTTAGTTGTTGTGCTTCCTTTCTTATTTCGATCTGAACGTAATGAAGTTGTAGAAGAAGCTCTAGTAGTTTTTGCTGTGCGGGGGTTTACATTTAATTGGGAACCAGAACTACCATTGTTAGTTGAAGTACTACTTCCGCAAGTAacaatttttgtgacttttctTGTTGGTTTTTTATGTATTGTAGCTGGCAAATGGGAGAATTCAAATGTTTGTGGGTTTTTTATTGCTGGCGCTTTTAAGGAAGGAATATCATGATTCACAGAAATGACACCAACATTAAGTTTAGGTTCTGAATTACTTTCAATTTTATCAAGTTCTGGTTCTATATCTATTTGTAAGACTTTTTGTTCCTTCAATTCTCCTCTAATGTTAATGCTAGGCATAGTTTGTACTTGTAGATCCTTAACAAAACTCTTCTCTTTAGTCGTCGGGTATTGAAAAGTAAATTCATTGTATTTTACAGTTTGTTTATGAGGTTTTTTGATGACATCTCCCTTTTCTTGCTTTGTACTATCTGTGGCATCAATTTGAACTATTCTAGTGCGTGATTTAGTAAGCTGTTTAGTTCTTGTAGGCTTTTTATTTATAGGCGCATTTTGTAGAATGTTATTGTTTAAagcatttttataatttttgttaaTGTTTTCTGTTAGTTTCGATTTAGGGGGATTATCGATAATTTTGTACCCGTGAAATTTGGCATTAACGACTTCTTCGATGTGGATCTTTTCGTTGAAGTCGTCGTCGAGCGGCGCGGGGGGTACCCGCGGTCGCTCGCGCATCCCTGGCTCGCGCTGCGCCAGTTCTCCGGATAGCAGCTTCAGGTCGTCTGCAGTCGATTGCAGCATTTCATGCAACTTTCTAAGTATGATTTCCTCTTCGGGCCGAAGGGCCGGCTCCGGCTTCCATATATCGTCGTCTATGATGTTTACCATTTCAATCTTGCTGCGCTCAACCTGAAATCAAGAAATGACTAATAAGTTGGCTTGTGAATGGAATTGTCAAATATTATGCATTGCATTAGCTTAAACTATTTATCCTTCGTATACCTACGCAAAAACGTCAAGTCGTCGTCGTCACTTCTGGATTGGTACGTAACGACGGTATATTACGTCAATGTTTATAGCCTGGTTTATAGTTATTGGACCAGCAAAGTACGGTGATTTGTCAATGTCAGATGCCAACTGTCAACGTGGTAAAAGAGCTAGGGGCCAGGGTACTTAGTATTGCAGTGTAATAATAGTGTAAATATCTAAATTATGTTTTCTTTGTACACTTACCAAATATCGATCGACGGGGTACCGCGGTCCGGGCCTCATCTGT
This window encodes:
- the LOC134796779 gene encoding uncharacterized protein LOC134796779 gives rise to the protein MNLDAKSHVITLFLISNSFNGFGFGLFLFAFGVGSGVVAGMTEGFAYCIAIGAAIIGLSVVGCSGAITQHKKKLDSYASGMAMLTAAEIVHLVVLSNAPFRRADDVLLRAYFVTMVFIIAISIVSMMLAWTMSYRLGHARAIPAFAEKNGQQNLQV